One genomic segment of Hevea brasiliensis isolate MT/VB/25A 57/8 chromosome 3, ASM3005281v1, whole genome shotgun sequence includes these proteins:
- the LOC110652116 gene encoding probable calcium-binding protein CML36: MNQFIKVISPKRLFRSKKDRSIVSRSDPSSYSYGALSSTSSDSSISNDKQGSRGGVVDFGTPTTVLPEISGDWSDISSDIYSELVQAFKLIDRDNDGIISRTELEALLSRLGAEPPSQEELAMMLSEVDQDGDGYISVEALMNLIGSACEPAADEELRVAFEFFDTDQDGKITAEELLGVYKSIGDERCTLDDCRRMIAEVDKNGYGFVCFEDFSRMMELQR; encoded by the coding sequence ATGAATCAGTTCATCAAGGTAATCAGCCCCAAACGTCTCTTTCGATCCAAAAAGGACCGATCTATTGTCTCCAGATCTGACCCTTCATCGTATAGTTATGGCGCTTTGTCGTCTACGTCCTCGGACTCTTCTATTTCCAATGATAAGCAAGGTTCAAGAGGTGGTGTGGTTGATTTCGGAACGCCCACTACTGTTCTCCCTGAAATATCAGGTGACTGGTCTGATATCTCCTCTGATATTTATTCAGAGCTGGTTCAGGCTTTTAAGCTGATAGACAGGGATAATGATGGGATTATTTCGAGGACTGAGTTAGAGGCTCTGTTGAGCCGATTAGGAGCGGAGCCACCTAGCCAAGAGGAGTTGGCGATGATGTTGAGCGAGGTGGACCAAGACGGTGATGGGTACATAAGCGTGGAGGCTCTAATGAACCTGATCGGCTCGGCCTGTGAGCCGGCAGCGGACGAAGAGCTGAGAGTGGCATTCGAGTTCTTCGACACGGATCAGGATGGGAAAATAACAGCAGAGGAGCTACTTGGAGTTTACAAATCTATCGGGGACGAGCGGTGCACGTTAGACGATTGCCGGCGCATGATAGCAGAGGTCGATAAGAACGGGTATGGGTTCGTATGCTTCGAAGATTTTTCTCGGATGATGGAGCTTCAAAGATGA